Proteins encoded together in one Nymphalis io chromosome 24, ilAglIoxx1.1, whole genome shotgun sequence window:
- the LOC126777797 gene encoding nuclear factor interleukin-3-regulated protein encodes MVAEFILSQQQLLSAGGGAAMGPSPTPSRVQPQSRNRLSVSPHFPLDQPLPSNGSPGDPNDYGNNFDYSKRKEFFGQRKQREFIPDNKKDDGYWDRRRRNNEAAKRSREKRRFNDMVLEQRVVELSKENHVLKAQLDAIKEKYGICGETLISIDQVLATLPTCDQVLCVTKRSKLTSSALFPPAPPPPPPIPPSSPPSPPPQRAPEPYQERLPAPEAYYPHPAHYEPPGSVLNLSRSRRAPSPYELSSLSGSGDEIAEQYAPENNCLPLKLRHKSHLGDKDVASALLSLQHIKQEPGPRSSPSWDGEGSSDERDSGISLGAEYRPPRSDERLAEEDDAHLKAELARLATEVATLKNMMHQNKARALEH; translated from the coding sequence ATGGTCGCCGAGTTCATATTGAGTCAGCAGCAGCTGCTGAGCGCGGGAGGGGGCGCTGCCATGGGCCCGTCGCCTACACCATCACGCGTGCAACCACAATCACGCAACAGACTCTCCGTGTCACCCCATTTTCCACTTGATCAACCGTTACCATCAAATGGCAGTCCTGGTGACCCTAATGATTATGGAAACAATTTTGATTATTCAAAGAGGAAGGAATTCTTCGGACAACGCAAGCAGAGGGAATTTATTCCCGATAATAAAAAAGACGATGGATACTGGGATCGCAGGCGGCGCAATAATGAAGCCGCTAAACGTTCCCGTGAAAAACGTCGCTTCAATGACATGGTACTTGAACAACGTGTCGTTGAACTCTCCAAGGAAAATCATGTACTAAAAGCTCAACTAGACGCGATTAAGGAAAAATATGGCATATGTGGAGAGACACTTATCAGCATCGATCAAGTTTTAGCGACACTGCCGACTTGTGACCAAGTTCTCTGTGTAACCAAGAGGAGTAAACTTACTAGCAGTGCTCTATTCCCGCCTGCACCTCCACCACCGCCCCCAATACCTCCATCATCCCCACCATCGCCCCCACCCCAGCGCGCTCCGGAACCTTACCAAGAAAGGCTCCCTGCACCTGAGGCATACTACCCTCACCCAGCCCATTACGAACCACCTGGTTCAGTACTCAATCTCTCACGATCTCGCCGCGCTCCTTCGCCATATGAGCTGTCATCTCTCTCTGGCTCCGGAGACGAAATAGCGGAACAATATGCTCCGGAAAATAATTGTCTCCCTTTAAAACTGCGCCATAAATCACATCTCGGTGACAAAGATGTCGCAAGTGCTCTCCTATCCCTGCAACACATCAAGCAGGAGCCCGGTCCCCGTTCCTCACCTTCCTGGGATGGTGAGGGCTCTAGTGACGAGAGGGATTCAGGGATCTCATTGGGTGCCGAGTACAGGCCACCGAGATCTGACGAGAGGCTCGCTGAGGAGGACGATGCCCACTTAAAGGCGGAGCTCGCGCGGCTCGCTACAGAGGTGGCGACGCTGAAGAACATGATGCATCAGAACAAGGCGCGCGCGCTCGAGCACTGA
- the LOC126777801 gene encoding protein THEM6-like yields MWTVCVPGWSAMMVAGTLLLYGTLDVAYFARMMYTVAKARYFRKKICIMDTTEVQSWCLLTDIDTLLYHMNNARYLRELDFARADFYERSGLYANIKAAGGSVLQAATTIRYRRYLKPFTKFTITSKAIFWDEKTFFMEHEFIGPGGFVHAVALCRQRIIDTSVAAIAELLLQLHCSGSCKSPPEKMPSELELWVQSNEVSSAKLRPTASALPSLEPHPLSCGEIIPKAAE; encoded by the exons ATGTGGACGGTATGTGTGCCCGGCTGGAGCGCGATGATGGTGGCGGGCACCCTGCTGCTATATGGAACATTGGACGTAGCATATTTTGCAAGAATGATGTATACCGTCGCGAAAGCGAGGTATTTTAGAAAGAAAATCTGCATTATGGATACCACGGAGGTGCAAT CTTGGTGTCTCCTCACCGATATCGATACATTACTGTACCACATGAACAATGCGCGCTACCTTCGCGAGCTGGACTTCGCTCGTGCTGATTTTTACGAGAGAAGTGGCCTTTATGCTAATATAAAGGCAGCTGGAGGTTCAGTTCTCCAAGCAGCAACCACCATCCGATACAGACGATATCTGAAACCTTTCACCAAGTTTACAATAACATCTAAG GCTATTTTTTGGGATGAAAAGACGTTTTTCATGGAGCACGAGTTCATTGGACCAGGGGGTTTTGTTCATGCTGTAGCGTTGTGCCGTCAGCGGATAATAGATACATCAGTTGCCGCAATTGCCGAGCTACTGCTTCAGTTACATTGTTCCGGAAGCTGCAAATCACCACCTGAGAAGATGCCTTCTGAG ttGGAGCTTTGGGTACAAAGCAATGAAGTAAGCTCAGCCAAGTTGCGGCCTACTGCGTCCGCACTCCCATCACTCGAACCGCATCCCCTCAGCTGCGGAGAGATCATCCCCAAGGCAGCTGAGTGA
- the LOC126777802 gene encoding uncharacterized protein LOC126777802, whose protein sequence is MRQFKYDVVQLIHAVRERPCLWDKTLEVYKDRAERRAAWENVFVLLDERYEEMTAEEKRVTGELILNKWTNIRDTFVKTLKTKMGRPRRKYLLYDHLKFLIKVTSTDEDFTVGYNTEDSSTYMKVEVESPKETTSHRKRSKKLDYIEEETKKIKEIEKTEVDYVEVDECNDPRIMNEDEAFFASLLPSVVKYSEDERLEFRIEVLAVMKRIKEKRKWSGDV, encoded by the exons ATGAGGCAATTTAAATACGATGTTGTGCAATTAATTCACGCTGTAAGAGAACGGCCGTGTCTTTGGGATAAGACGTTAGAAGTATATAAAGATCGTGCAGAGAGACGAGCGGCTTGGGAGAATGTATTCGTTCTCCTCGACGAAAGATACGAAGAAATGACGGCCGAAGAAAAGCGCGTGACGG gtgAACTAATACTAAACAAATGGACAAACATCCGCGATACCTTCGTGAAGACGCTCAAAACGAAAATGGGAAGACCTAGAAGAAAATATCTTCTATATGATCATCTCAAATTCCTGATCAAGGTGACATCCACTGATGAAGACTTTACCGTCGGCTATAACACTGAAGACAGTTCAACATACATGAAAGTAGAAGTTGAGAGTCCTAAAGAAACTACAAGTCATAGAAAAAGATCAAAGAAATTAGACTATATTGAAGAAGAaactaagaaaataaaagaaattgaaaaaaCGGAAGTCGATTATGTTGAAGTTGATGAATGCAATGACCCTAGAATTATGAATGAGGACGAAGCGTTCTTCGCGTCTCTTCTGCCTTCTGTTGTCAAATATTCGGAGGATGAAAGATTGGAATTCAGGATAGAGGTCTTGGCCGTTATGAAAAggataaaagaaaaaagaaaatggtCTGGCGATGTATAA